A section of the Corynebacterium auris genome encodes:
- a CDS encoding acyl-CoA dehydrogenase family protein translates to MADTPEFKEFQGIPLDPRTDYYGLFADVDGADLEWWNKARDFAEWIRPQVNDAWEKAEYNIAGIEEAARRGLVRDGIDIEGEPEMSVRAKRLIGLELSRLDASTATALGVQAGLAMQSIASLGSEEQKARYLKPMSRLEIRGAFALTEPDHGSDSIGLETSATREGDEWVINGEKKWIGHGSVGHIAVVYTRMDDGKVGAFIVDQDQEGYSAETITGKAALRGIPQAHIRLNNVRVSEDRRLPGCASFRDTAKVLMATRIGVAWSAFGLSVDCYEKALKYASERVQFGRPLIKNQIIQQRLADMLMDVTAQGLYCKRLLELEEAGTVTEQQAALAKVFSTRAARRVAANARDMFGGVGILLENDVIRHFADAETLHTYEGTDTMQSLIVGKSITGVGAFTS, encoded by the coding sequence ATGGCCGACACACCTGAGTTCAAGGAATTCCAGGGCATCCCGCTCGACCCCCGCACGGACTACTACGGGCTCTTCGCCGACGTCGACGGCGCCGACCTCGAGTGGTGGAACAAGGCCCGCGACTTCGCTGAGTGGATCCGCCCGCAGGTCAATGACGCGTGGGAGAAGGCCGAGTACAACATCGCCGGCATCGAGGAGGCCGCCCGCCGCGGGCTCGTGCGCGACGGCATCGACATCGAGGGCGAGCCCGAGATGTCCGTCCGGGCCAAGCGGCTTATCGGCCTCGAGCTCTCCCGCCTCGACGCCTCCACCGCCACCGCCCTCGGAGTCCAGGCTGGCCTGGCCATGCAGTCCATCGCCTCCCTCGGCTCCGAGGAGCAGAAGGCGCGCTACCTCAAGCCCATGTCCCGGCTGGAGATCCGCGGGGCCTTCGCCCTGACCGAGCCCGACCACGGCTCGGATTCCATCGGCCTGGAAACCTCCGCCACCCGGGAGGGCGACGAGTGGGTGATCAACGGCGAAAAGAAGTGGATCGGCCACGGCTCCGTCGGCCACATCGCCGTGGTCTACACCCGGATGGATGACGGCAAGGTCGGCGCCTTCATCGTCGACCAGGACCAGGAGGGCTACTCCGCCGAGACCATCACCGGCAAGGCGGCGCTGCGCGGCATCCCGCAGGCCCACATCAGGCTGAACAACGTCCGCGTCAGCGAGGACCGCCGCCTGCCGGGCTGCGCCTCCTTCCGCGACACCGCGAAGGTGCTCATGGCCACGCGCATCGGCGTGGCATGGAGCGCTTTCGGCCTGTCCGTCGACTGCTACGAAAAGGCCCTCAAGTACGCCTCCGAGCGCGTCCAGTTCGGCCGCCCCCTGATCAAGAACCAGATCATCCAGCAGCGCCTGGCCGACATGCTCATGGACGTCACCGCCCAGGGACTGTACTGCAAGCGCCTCCTCGAGCTCGAGGAGGCCGGCACCGTCACCGAGCAGCAGGCCGCACTGGCCAAGGTGTTCTCCACCCGCGCCGCCCGCCGCGTCGCCGCCAACGCCCGCGACATGTTCGGCGGCGTGGGCATCCTGCTGGAAAACGACGTCATCCGCCACTTCGCCGACGCAGAGACCCTGCACACCTACGAGGGCACCGACACCATGCAGTCGCTCATCGTGGGCAAGTCCATCACGGGTGTGGGCGCCTTCACCAGCTAG
- a CDS encoding acyl-CoA dehydrogenase family protein, translating to MTDTAADLLASRADYYQVFADVDGADLEWWAKARDYCAWARPHINEAWEKAEYNIAAIEEAARRGLVRDGIDIEGEPEMSIRANRLVAMELARCDASTATAVIVQAGLAMQAINLCGSEEQKKEFLGPMSRMEIRGAFALTEPDHGSDSIGLETSATREGDEWVINGEKKWIGHGSVGHISVVWARMDDGEVGGFIVDQDAPGYHAETITGKASLRGIPQAHIRLNDVRVPDSRRLPGANSFRDTARILGGTRIGVAWTALGIAIDCYEKALTYASERVQFGRPLIKNQIIQQRLADMLMDVTAVALYCKRLLQLEESGELSEKQAALAKVFSTRAARRVAANARDMFGGVGILLENDVMRHMADLESLHTYEGTDTIQSLIVGKTITGVSAYR from the coding sequence ATGACCGACACCGCGGCGGATCTTCTCGCTTCCCGGGCCGACTACTACCAGGTCTTCGCCGACGTCGACGGCGCCGACCTCGAGTGGTGGGCGAAGGCCCGCGACTACTGCGCGTGGGCGCGGCCCCACATCAACGAGGCCTGGGAGAAGGCCGAGTACAACATCGCGGCCATCGAGGAGGCCGCCCGCCGCGGCCTCGTCCGCGACGGCATTGATATCGAGGGCGAGCCCGAGATGTCCATCCGCGCCAACCGGCTCGTGGCCATGGAGCTCGCGCGTTGCGACGCCTCCACCGCCACCGCCGTCATCGTGCAGGCGGGGCTTGCCATGCAGGCGATCAATCTGTGCGGCTCCGAGGAGCAGAAGAAAGAGTTCCTCGGCCCGATGTCGCGCATGGAAATTCGCGGCGCCTTCGCCCTGACCGAGCCCGACCACGGCTCGGATTCCATCGGCCTGGAAACCTCCGCCACCCGGGAGGGCGACGAGTGGGTGATCAACGGCGAAAAGAAGTGGATCGGCCACGGCTCCGTCGGCCACATCTCGGTCGTCTGGGCGCGCATGGACGACGGCGAAGTCGGCGGCTTCATCGTTGACCAGGATGCGCCCGGATACCACGCCGAGACGATCACCGGCAAGGCCTCGTTGCGCGGCATCCCGCAGGCGCACATCAGGCTTAACGACGTCCGCGTCCCCGACTCCCGCCGCCTCCCCGGTGCGAACTCCTTCCGCGACACGGCGCGCATCTTGGGCGGCACCCGCATCGGGGTGGCCTGGACGGCCCTCGGCATCGCCATCGACTGCTACGAAAAGGCATTGACGTACGCCTCCGAGCGCGTCCAGTTCGGCCGCCCCCTGATCAAGAACCAGATTATCCAGCAGCGCCTGGCCGACATGCTCATGGACGTCACAGCCGTGGCACTGTACTGCAAGCGCCTGCTGCAGCTGGAGGAATCCGGCGAGCTTTCGGAAAAGCAGGCCGCACTGGCCAAGGTGTTCTCCACCCGCGCCGCCCGCCGCGTCGCCGCCAACGCCCGCGACATGTTCGGCGGCGTGGGCATCCTGCTGGAAAACGACGTGATGCGCCACATGGCGGACCTGGAGTCCCTCCACACCTACGAGGGCACCGACACCATCCAGTCCCTCATCGTGGGCAAGACGATCACCGGGGTCAGCGCCTACCGCTAA
- a CDS encoding ATP-binding cassette domain-containing protein, producing the protein MTSDLSVGWSNDSTVLRDISLDMGVGVHCVVGPNGSGKTTLMRTLAGIIPALGGDLQVTGTVGYMSHRPGIYSQLSVEENLRQWAGILSPSDPSSFEVLIEEFRLDDIRGQSASELSQGQRQRLGLARAFLGDPDVIFIDEPTAGMDPSMKQVAHSAIGAAGEHSCVVMSSHDVLEVSGIATDIVHISASAQVTLDSAANVAASQRRAIRLAVDASQSSTAMDLLAGANPSLGSSGWITVELSPEFSLSKIVAQLESNDVSIKAIDDLEGLRGYYKE; encoded by the coding sequence GTGACGTCAGATCTCAGCGTCGGGTGGTCGAATGATTCAACGGTGTTGAGAGATATCTCGCTCGATATGGGCGTCGGGGTTCACTGCGTCGTCGGCCCAAACGGAAGTGGAAAGACGACGCTCATGCGGACACTGGCGGGGATCATTCCGGCTTTGGGCGGGGATCTTCAGGTCACGGGGACCGTCGGCTATATGTCGCATCGGCCGGGAATCTACTCCCAGCTATCTGTCGAGGAGAACCTACGTCAATGGGCGGGAATCCTGAGCCCGTCAGACCCGTCGAGTTTCGAGGTTCTTATCGAGGAATTCCGTCTCGATGACATCCGTGGACAATCGGCTTCCGAGCTGTCCCAAGGGCAACGTCAGAGATTAGGGCTGGCCCGTGCATTTCTGGGCGATCCCGATGTCATTTTCATTGACGAGCCGACGGCCGGTATGGATCCGAGCATGAAGCAGGTCGCCCACAGTGCAATTGGGGCAGCCGGAGAGCACTCGTGCGTGGTTATGAGTTCGCACGATGTACTGGAGGTTTCGGGCATCGCGACAGATATCGTGCACATTTCCGCCTCCGCACAGGTTACGCTGGATTCCGCCGCGAACGTGGCTGCCTCGCAGCGGCGGGCCATCCGCCTCGCCGTAGACGCGTCGCAGTCGAGTACCGCAATGGATCTTCTCGCTGGCGCCAACCCGTCTCTGGGCTCGTCGGGGTGGATTACTGTCGAACTGTCACCTGAGTTTTCACTTTCTAAAATTGTCGCCCAGCTGGAGTCGAATGACGTATCGATCAAAGCTATCGATGACCTCGAAGGCCTCCGAGGATATTACAAGGAGTAA
- a CDS encoding 3-hydroxyacyl-CoA dehydrogenase/enoyl-CoA hydratase family protein yields the protein MATEITTAAVLGAGSMGAGIAALMANAGIRVHLLDLPSDGEDRDERARRGIETQVERRGFQRPEYAERVTPGNTEDHLDRLAEADWIVEAVFEDINVKRDTFAKVDAHRRPGTPVSSNTSTIPLETLLAEASEDFRGDFAITHFFNPPRVMRLVELVQGPDTRPEVGKKLRQVLERDLGKVVVDCRDTPGFIANRIGSFWMGVGAQVAFDQGIAPEQADVAFGRPFGVPRTGIFGLFDYVGLQVAPHIWGSLLGALPAEDAMQNYGVTESPQFKELLEKGFTGRTAESGFYRGRDEVYDFEAHDYRPKRSYEVPKSARELIESGTPEGNYAREVFRITLQYCCDTAAEIAATVDQIDIAMELGYGWKKGPFALADSIGLDVVASLYDAPPALLDSARAAGGFYAGGKVLGTDGQLTDRPAREGVVRVAELVAGAEVVASNAGATVYKLDDGVGVFTYSTPMNSSTDDVTELFTHAGEWDLSALVIANDEERAFSAGANLPRLAELSGPDGDEQARKTTIRQGIDGLHALRRAPYPVVGAVRGVALGGGLELLLHTDASVIHAETRVGFPERSVGLFPAWSGPVRLLERLLALGVPDAHKVAYDALLNVRPVPAVNVDFWRDGDRLIMSPDHVVEQALELARELAPGYTAPEDAELPLTSQALEYTEGSETDKAIGAALAAVLTGEGTATEAELAERQVNAASDVLARQENSDRAAHMAKTRKPLNN from the coding sequence ATGGCTACAGAGATCACGACCGCAGCAGTCCTCGGCGCAGGCTCGATGGGCGCGGGGATCGCCGCGCTCATGGCCAACGCCGGCATCCGGGTCCACCTGCTTGACCTGCCCTCCGACGGCGAGGACCGCGACGAGCGCGCGCGCCGGGGCATCGAAACCCAGGTCGAGCGCCGCGGGTTCCAGCGCCCCGAGTACGCCGAGCGCGTCACCCCGGGTAACACGGAGGATCACCTCGACCGGCTCGCGGAGGCCGACTGGATCGTCGAGGCCGTCTTCGAGGACATCAACGTCAAGCGCGACACCTTCGCGAAGGTCGACGCCCACCGCCGGCCGGGCACCCCGGTCAGCTCGAACACCTCCACCATCCCGCTGGAGACACTCCTCGCTGAGGCCAGCGAGGACTTCCGGGGCGACTTCGCCATCACCCACTTCTTCAACCCGCCGCGCGTCATGCGCCTCGTCGAGCTGGTCCAGGGCCCGGACACCCGCCCCGAGGTGGGCAAGAAGCTGCGCCAGGTGCTCGAGCGTGACCTGGGCAAGGTCGTCGTGGACTGCCGCGACACCCCCGGCTTCATCGCCAACCGCATCGGCTCCTTCTGGATGGGCGTCGGCGCGCAGGTCGCCTTCGACCAGGGCATCGCCCCGGAGCAGGCGGACGTCGCCTTCGGCCGTCCGTTCGGCGTGCCGCGCACCGGTATCTTCGGCCTTTTCGACTACGTGGGCCTGCAGGTCGCGCCGCACATCTGGGGCTCGCTCTTGGGCGCCCTGCCCGCCGAGGACGCGATGCAAAACTACGGGGTGACGGAGTCCCCGCAGTTCAAGGAGCTGCTGGAGAAGGGCTTTACCGGGCGCACCGCCGAGTCCGGCTTCTACCGCGGCCGCGACGAGGTCTACGACTTCGAGGCGCACGACTACCGCCCGAAGCGCAGCTACGAGGTGCCCAAGTCCGCCCGCGAGCTCATCGAGTCCGGCACCCCCGAAGGCAACTATGCGCGCGAGGTCTTCCGCATCACCTTGCAGTACTGCTGCGACACCGCCGCCGAGATCGCCGCGACGGTCGACCAGATCGACATCGCCATGGAGCTCGGCTACGGCTGGAAGAAGGGCCCCTTCGCCCTCGCCGATTCCATCGGGCTCGACGTCGTCGCATCGCTTTACGACGCCCCGCCAGCCCTCCTCGACTCCGCCCGCGCCGCCGGCGGCTTCTACGCCGGGGGCAAGGTGCTGGGCACGGACGGCCAGCTCACCGACCGCCCCGCGCGCGAGGGCGTGGTCCGGGTCGCCGAGCTCGTCGCCGGCGCCGAGGTCGTCGCGAGCAACGCCGGCGCGACGGTATACAAGCTTGACGACGGCGTGGGGGTGTTCACCTACAGCACCCCGATGAACTCCTCGACGGACGACGTCACCGAGCTGTTCACCCACGCGGGTGAGTGGGACCTGAGCGCCCTCGTCATCGCCAACGACGAGGAGCGCGCCTTCTCCGCTGGGGCGAACCTGCCCCGCCTGGCGGAGCTGTCCGGCCCCGACGGGGACGAGCAGGCGCGCAAGACCACCATCCGCCAGGGCATCGACGGGCTGCACGCCCTGCGCCGTGCCCCCTATCCGGTGGTCGGCGCCGTGCGTGGCGTGGCGCTCGGCGGTGGCCTTGAGCTGTTGCTGCACACCGACGCCTCCGTCATCCACGCCGAGACCCGCGTGGGCTTCCCGGAACGCTCGGTGGGCCTTTTCCCCGCCTGGTCGGGACCGGTGCGCCTGCTTGAGCGCCTGCTGGCGCTCGGCGTGCCCGACGCCCACAAGGTCGCCTACGACGCCCTGCTCAACGTCCGCCCCGTCCCGGCCGTCAACGTCGACTTCTGGCGTGACGGTGACCGGCTGATCATGAGCCCGGACCACGTCGTCGAGCAGGCCCTCGAGCTGGCCCGTGAGCTGGCGCCCGGCTACACCGCCCCAGAGGACGCCGAGCTGCCTTTGACCTCGCAGGCCCTGGAATACACCGAGGGCTCGGAGACGGACAAGGCGATCGGCGCGGCGCTGGCCGCCGTGCTCACCGGCGAGGGGACCGCCACGGAGGCCGAGCTGGCCGAGCGCCAGGTCAACGCCGCCTCCGACGTGCTGGCCCGCCAGGAGAACTCGGACCGCGCCGCACACATGGCGAAGACCCGCAAGCCGCTGAACAACTAG
- a CDS encoding acetyl-CoA C-acyltransferase, with translation MSEQIYITQAKRTPIGTFGGSLSKISTVDLGAHIARAVIDESGVSAEEYDSSVWANVVTTGPRDLYTSRAVALEAGLPQGSHAYGVNRLCGSGVQAAVSAAQQLITGDANLSLVGGVEVMSQAPYSVEGMRQGRKMGDGKLVDWLSGALTDPMGHGIMGITAENVAAKYNISRERQDEFALQSQERAAAAIAGGKFASQIVPVGDFTTDEHPRQTSLEKLAGLRPSFSKEGSVTPGNASGINDASAALVMTHESGLKRYGQEPLAKVVSWGVAGCDPKYMGLGPTVAVPRALDKAGLTLADISLIESNEAFAAQAIAVSDELGFDNEKTNIHGGAIALGHPIGATGVILITKLIHALRDAGGGLGLVTACIGGGQGIALVLEV, from the coding sequence ATGTCTGAACAGATCTACATCACGCAGGCCAAGCGCACGCCGATTGGCACCTTCGGCGGGTCGCTGTCGAAGATCTCGACGGTCGACCTCGGCGCGCACATCGCCCGGGCCGTGATCGATGAGTCCGGCGTCTCCGCCGAGGAGTACGACTCCTCAGTGTGGGCCAATGTGGTTACCACCGGCCCGCGTGACCTCTACACCTCGCGCGCGGTTGCGCTCGAGGCCGGGCTGCCGCAGGGCTCGCACGCCTACGGCGTCAACCGCCTCTGCGGCTCCGGGGTCCAGGCCGCGGTCAGCGCGGCCCAGCAGCTGATCACCGGTGACGCGAACCTCTCGCTCGTCGGCGGCGTCGAGGTGATGAGCCAGGCGCCGTATTCGGTCGAGGGCATGCGCCAGGGCCGCAAGATGGGCGACGGCAAGCTCGTCGACTGGCTCTCGGGTGCGCTGACCGACCCGATGGGCCACGGAATCATGGGGATCACCGCCGAAAACGTCGCGGCGAAGTACAACATCTCCCGCGAGCGCCAGGACGAGTTCGCGCTGCAGTCGCAGGAACGCGCAGCCGCAGCCATCGCGGGCGGGAAGTTCGCCAGCCAGATCGTGCCGGTGGGGGACTTCACCACGGACGAGCACCCGCGGCAGACGAGCTTGGAGAAGCTGGCGGGCCTGCGGCCGTCGTTTAGCAAGGAAGGCTCCGTCACGCCGGGTAACGCATCGGGCATTAACGACGCCTCCGCGGCCCTGGTGATGACGCACGAGTCCGGCCTGAAGCGCTACGGGCAGGAGCCGCTGGCGAAGGTCGTCTCCTGGGGCGTGGCCGGCTGCGACCCGAAGTACATGGGTCTCGGCCCGACCGTCGCGGTGCCGCGCGCGCTGGACAAGGCAGGGCTGACTCTGGCGGACATCTCGCTGATCGAGTCCAACGAGGCTTTCGCCGCCCAGGCCATTGCCGTCAGCGACGAGCTCGGCTTCGACAACGAGAAGACGAACATCCACGGCGGCGCGATCGCGCTGGGCCACCCGATTGGCGCGACCGGTGTCATCCTCATCACCAAACTCATCCACGCCCTGCGCGATGCCGGCGGCGGCCTCGGCCTCGTCACCGCCTGCATCGGCGGCGGCCAGGGTATCGCTCTCGTTCTGGAGGTTTAA
- a CDS encoding DUF4233 domain-containing protein: MSTKREQPLSPLGMGNKPVKDPMAALSGVLSGTLVMEAITVLLILLVLLKVDGGEYWTTFNWVYITTIGLAHLALAFVQKRPWALWADLALQIPLIFGFFVHWSVTVVGVVFGIVWFFIVKLRSEMLQRMRHGYLVTQHLGADEG; the protein is encoded by the coding sequence ATGAGCACGAAACGCGAACAACCCTTAAGCCCCCTCGGTATGGGCAACAAACCGGTCAAAGACCCAATGGCGGCGCTCAGCGGGGTGCTCTCCGGCACCCTGGTCATGGAGGCCATCACGGTTCTGCTCATCCTCCTGGTGCTGCTGAAGGTCGACGGGGGAGAGTACTGGACCACCTTCAACTGGGTCTACATCACCACGATCGGGCTGGCTCACCTCGCGCTGGCGTTCGTGCAGAAGCGCCCGTGGGCGCTGTGGGCGGATCTAGCTCTGCAGATACCCCTGATCTTCGGGTTCTTCGTCCACTGGTCGGTCACCGTGGTGGGCGTCGTGTTCGGCATCGTGTGGTTTTTCATCGTGAAGCTGCGCTCGGAGATGCTGCAGCGAATGCGCCACGGCTACCTGGTCACGCAGCACCTCGGAGCTGACGAGGGTTAG
- the folC gene encoding bifunctional tetrahydrofolate synthase/dihydrofolate synthase — protein MDNEKDTYDISLEDTGLRLNLGTEEEDTALKRPVSEADRAALARVEAELAERWPETEIDPTLERVAMVMDILGEPQKAYKVIHVAGTNGKTSTVRMAESLLRELGHRVGRTTSPHLQSITERIAVDGTPLHPSDFVRIYEEIKPAVEMVDERCGQKLSFFEYITCMAFAAFADAPIDVAVVEVGMGGRWDATNVVDADVDVITPVGLDHTEYLGDTLAEIAGEKAGIIRSADAVAIVGEQDPEAMNVILERSVEVGCAVARSGMEFGVEAAGVAVGGQTLTLRGLSGEYSDIFLPLSGPHQAHNAAVALAAVEAFSGAGRERQLDADAVRRGFAATTSPGRLERVRATPTTFIDATHNPHGARALARALTHDFDFTRLIGVLGVLGDKDARGIFTALEPALTEVVITQNSSPRARDAYELAELAREVFGDERVHVVENLPGAYELAVELAEEALAEVGVQSGSGIVITGSVVTAGEARAMFGKEPA, from the coding sequence ATGGACAACGAAAAGGACACGTACGACATCTCGCTCGAGGACACCGGTCTGCGGCTCAACCTCGGTACGGAAGAAGAGGACACCGCCCTAAAGCGGCCGGTCAGCGAGGCTGACCGCGCGGCCCTTGCGCGGGTCGAAGCTGAGCTCGCCGAGCGCTGGCCCGAAACGGAGATCGACCCGACGCTCGAGCGCGTCGCGATGGTCATGGATATCCTCGGCGAGCCGCAAAAGGCCTACAAAGTCATCCACGTGGCCGGCACCAACGGGAAGACCTCCACGGTGCGGATGGCGGAGTCGCTGCTGCGCGAGCTCGGCCACCGCGTGGGCCGCACGACCAGCCCCCACCTGCAATCCATCACCGAGCGCATCGCCGTCGACGGTACCCCGCTGCACCCGTCCGACTTCGTGCGTATCTACGAGGAGATCAAGCCCGCCGTGGAGATGGTCGACGAGCGCTGCGGGCAGAAGCTCAGCTTCTTCGAGTACATCACCTGCATGGCGTTCGCGGCCTTCGCCGATGCGCCTATCGACGTCGCAGTCGTTGAAGTCGGAATGGGCGGGCGCTGGGACGCCACCAACGTGGTCGACGCCGACGTGGACGTGATTACGCCCGTCGGCCTCGACCACACGGAGTACCTGGGCGACACGCTCGCGGAGATCGCGGGCGAGAAAGCCGGCATAATCCGCAGCGCGGACGCCGTGGCCATCGTCGGCGAGCAGGACCCGGAGGCGATGAACGTCATCCTGGAACGCAGCGTCGAGGTCGGTTGCGCGGTGGCCCGGTCGGGTATGGAGTTCGGCGTCGAAGCGGCCGGGGTGGCCGTCGGCGGGCAGACCCTCACACTGCGCGGGCTGTCGGGGGAGTACAGCGATATTTTCCTGCCGCTGTCCGGGCCTCACCAGGCCCACAACGCCGCCGTTGCGCTGGCGGCGGTGGAGGCGTTTTCCGGGGCGGGCCGTGAGCGCCAGCTTGACGCCGACGCTGTGCGCCGCGGCTTCGCCGCCACCACCTCGCCCGGCCGCCTCGAGCGCGTGCGCGCCACGCCCACGACATTTATCGACGCCACCCACAACCCCCACGGCGCGCGGGCGCTCGCCCGCGCCCTGACCCACGACTTCGACTTCACGCGCCTCATCGGCGTGCTCGGCGTGCTGGGAGACAAGGACGCGCGCGGTATCTTCACCGCGCTCGAGCCCGCGCTCACGGAGGTAGTGATTACCCAAAACTCCTCCCCGCGCGCCCGCGACGCCTACGAGCTGGCGGAGCTCGCCCGCGAGGTGTTCGGCGACGAGCGCGTCCACGTAGTGGAGAACCTGCCCGGCGCCTACGAGCTGGCCGTCGAACTGGCGGAGGAAGCGCTCGCTGAGGTGGGGGTGCAGTCGGGCTCCGGGATTGTCATCACCGGGTCGGTGGTCACGGCCGGCGAGGCCCGCGCGATGTTTGGGAAGGAGCCCGCATGA